From a single Bacteroidota bacterium genomic region:
- a CDS encoding T9SS type A sorting domain-containing protein, with the protein MLKWNKYVLLIFALLLTGLKVSGQSNPAPFNLGGGNYLFNSWSSSSAAGTYPANMFLHTCSADSNPSLGDPTTGDYTGVYNSGTGNRFTGLAASGLSMFNKTKTPSSVGAVVIGLNTTGRTNILVSFESRTWATGNAYNLRLQYRISTVSPWLDVPGPIEYVYTGVFPNTQTISVNLSTATANAVDNRANMQLRWKYYYVSGFSASSNTIGLDEINISSIPNSGNNIATGVIVGSPFCVSPTTGNTLTVPFNYIPAANFVPGTCTFTAELSNSAGQFTTPTIIGTVASNGTGAQSIAATLPPGLGTGTSYRIRVVSDVPIVVGNDNGTDITIRLSPFDVSIPAANCQNGSSIISWSLPLGCYNEILVVAQPLVPIAGSPTGNGSAYTPNPAYGFGTAFGTGFVVYKGAGSNVTVTGLTNNTLYYFKIWVRYGNEWSSGEEVFCTPGGGTLLKRGDFMVLGVNANNTACGQPTGADEISFVCFRDISTGTTIDITDNGWQRAVANRWGNTEGTVRMTRWGGNIAAGTVITIRFNGIGSGSSIAPDGAWSFVNLNGGNQFNLNDGGDQFFFMQGGNWIPGAAAAHDAQYTGTVLFGFNTNTAWINFGLSTQQSGPYPSLDCYTITPTTGSDWIKFTGSYPASLNPKTQRNWVDSINDITKWVRHTSCTNYNAANPRYVTTDDTLVIIAGGYTRGKWIGSKSTDWFTCDNWEDFVIPDSTTNVWVPPTGVTFNCRLKLDSTHYCRDMTIDGYEVNGADTNVRVLRILGNLTINGGELDFSDNNPNTKDGVIYLRGNWTNFNETAFREGNSKVILEGSSLQPVNTPVREVFWQLDVNNAAGINAGTTIQIQNQLNLLNGLVNTGSNEVYVTPTATTSLIGYGLTRYINGNLRRQIAISGNYDFPIGYTGEYELANLNIASQVGISNIISSFKAPSPGALPNPALCFINGSPINGMLNAGNWTLTPNAIPSAMNLSLTLKERGHTNSVAPATRYGIIRRDDELNDWLGTPVGVHSNATQTEIGGTATAIRTGITTTTFWGDFAIGFGNAPLPVEWLSFIATPEDKNVVLHWRTATETNNDFFRVERSSDGIHFETIGQVQGNGTTSTISAYKFTDYMPYEGTSYYRLLQVDYDGQSDFSPVVPVRIGDGVSGLQIYPNPIRDQAWLLIPSDKANDTVLNIFDPAGKLVFSNTIQLQKGSNGINIDLSTLPSGIYFLKHEAEVIRLMKY; encoded by the coding sequence ATGTTAAAATGGAATAAGTATGTCCTTTTGATTTTTGCCCTGCTCCTGACGGGTTTAAAGGTTTCAGGGCAGAGTAATCCGGCGCCTTTTAATTTAGGAGGAGGGAACTATTTATTCAATAGTTGGTCTAGTTCAAGTGCGGCAGGTACCTATCCGGCCAACATGTTTTTACATACCTGTAGTGCTGACTCTAATCCATCATTGGGGGATCCTACAACCGGAGATTATACAGGTGTATATAATTCCGGAACCGGCAATAGGTTTACCGGACTGGCGGCATCCGGATTAAGCATGTTTAATAAGACGAAGACTCCTTCATCAGTTGGAGCGGTGGTCATTGGATTAAATACAACGGGCCGGACCAATATTTTGGTAAGTTTTGAGTCGAGGACATGGGCAACCGGGAATGCTTATAACCTTCGATTGCAATACCGGATTTCTACGGTTTCTCCCTGGTTAGATGTCCCCGGTCCGATTGAATATGTTTATACGGGAGTTTTTCCCAACACTCAAACTATTTCTGTTAATCTATCTACCGCCACCGCCAATGCAGTGGATAACCGGGCAAACATGCAGTTGCGCTGGAAGTATTATTATGTAAGTGGTTTTTCTGCGAGCAGTAATACTATTGGACTTGACGAAATAAATATCTCCAGCATACCCAACTCGGGCAATAATATTGCAACCGGTGTCATTGTTGGTTCTCCATTTTGTGTTTCGCCTACAACGGGAAATACACTCACAGTTCCCTTTAATTATATTCCCGCTGCTAATTTTGTGCCCGGCACATGTACATTTACAGCAGAGTTGAGTAATTCAGCGGGACAATTTACCACACCCACTATAATTGGCACTGTTGCATCCAATGGAACCGGGGCTCAAAGTATTGCAGCCACTTTACCACCGGGGCTGGGAACAGGAACATCTTACCGCATTCGTGTAGTGAGTGATGTACCAATTGTTGTTGGAAATGATAACGGAACAGATATTACAATTCGTCTTTCGCCATTTGATGTTTCCATTCCTGCCGCCAATTGCCAGAACGGATCATCCATCATTTCCTGGTCTCTTCCACTCGGATGCTACAACGAAATTCTGGTAGTGGCTCAGCCGTTAGTCCCCATTGCCGGTTCTCCAACAGGTAACGGCAGTGCCTATACGCCCAACCCTGCCTATGGATTTGGGACTGCTTTTGGTACCGGGTTCGTCGTGTATAAAGGAGCAGGAAGCAATGTCACGGTGACCGGACTCACCAACAACACCCTTTACTACTTTAAGATTTGGGTCCGATATGGGAATGAATGGAGTAGCGGGGAAGAAGTATTCTGTACACCGGGCGGCGGTACTTTGCTGAAAAGGGGAGATTTCATGGTATTGGGGGTTAATGCCAACAATACTGCATGTGGTCAACCCACTGGTGCAGATGAAATTAGTTTTGTTTGTTTCCGTGATATTTCAACCGGAACAACAATTGACATAACAGACAATGGCTGGCAACGTGCTGTAGCCAACCGCTGGGGTAATACCGAAGGGACAGTCCGTATGACAAGATGGGGTGGAAACATTGCTGCCGGAACCGTAATTACTATTCGCTTTAATGGCATAGGCAGTGGAAGCAGTATTGCTCCGGATGGCGCATGGTCTTTTGTGAACCTAAACGGTGGAAATCAATTCAACCTTAATGACGGGGGTGATCAGTTTTTCTTCATGCAAGGTGGAAACTGGATTCCCGGGGCTGCTGCAGCACATGATGCACAATATACGGGGACTGTTCTTTTTGGCTTTAATACGAATACCGCCTGGATCAATTTTGGACTTTCTACGCAGCAGAGTGGACCTTATCCTAGTTTAGATTGCTATACCATTACACCTACAACCGGTTCCGATTGGATTAAGTTCACCGGCTCGTACCCCGCCTCCCTGAATCCAAAGACGCAACGGAACTGGGTAGACAGTATCAACGATATCACCAAATGGGTGCGACATACTAGCTGTACGAATTACAATGCTGCGAATCCACGCTATGTAACTACCGATGATACTTTAGTTATTATTGCCGGAGGATATACGCGTGGAAAATGGATAGGCTCCAAGAGTACCGACTGGTTCACCTGCGACAACTGGGAAGATTTTGTTATCCCGGACAGTACAACTAACGTTTGGGTACCTCCGACAGGAGTTACTTTCAACTGCCGTCTCAAATTAGATTCCACGCATTATTGCCGCGATATGACCATTGATGGCTACGAAGTGAATGGAGCTGATACCAATGTAAGGGTACTCCGCATTTTAGGAAACCTCACCATCAACGGCGGAGAACTTGACTTTAGTGATAACAATCCCAATACGAAGGATGGTGTAATCTATCTCAGAGGGAACTGGACCAATTTCAATGAAACCGCTTTCAGGGAAGGAAACAGCAAGGTGATACTGGAAGGATCATCACTCCAACCGGTGAACACTCCGGTGAGGGAAGTATTCTGGCAACTGGATGTGAACAATGCCGCAGGAATTAATGCAGGCACTACCATTCAAATACAAAACCAGTTGAATTTATTAAATGGTCTGGTCAACACCGGTTCCAACGAAGTATACGTCACACCCACTGCCACTACGTCCCTCATTGGTTATGGATTAACCCGTTATATCAATGGTAACTTGCGGCGACAAATTGCTATAAGTGGCAACTACGATTTCCCTATAGGATATACCGGTGAATATGAATTGGCAAATCTGAATATTGCAAGCCAGGTAGGTATTTCAAATATCATCAGCAGTTTCAAAGCACCTTCGCCGGGAGCATTACCAAATCCTGCTTTATGTTTTATCAATGGCAGCCCGATAAACGGAATGCTCAACGCAGGAAACTGGACCCTTACGCCGAATGCTATTCCTTCTGCGATGAATCTCAGTTTAACACTTAAGGAACGAGGGCATACGAATTCCGTGGCTCCTGCAACGAGATATGGAATCATCCGTCGTGACGATGAACTGAATGATTGGCTCGGAACGCCCGTAGGTGTACATAGCAATGCCACACAAACTGAAATCGGCGGCACTGCGACAGCAATAAGAACGGGAATAACTACCACCACCTTCTGGGGAGATTTTGCTATTGGCTTTGGTAATGCACCACTTCCGGTCGAATGGCTTTCCTTCATTGCTACACCTGAAGATAAAAATGTGGTCCTCCACTGGCGCACGGCTACGGAAACGAATAACGATTTCTTTCGCGTAGAACGGAGTAGTGATGGAATTCATTTCGAAACCATCGGGCAAGTGCAGGGCAACGGTACTACCAGTACGATCAGTGCTTATAAATTCACGGATTACATGCCCTATGAGGGCACCAGCTATTACCGTTTGCTTCAGGTAGATTATGACGGACAATCTGATTTTAGTCCGGTAGTACCGGTACGTATAGGCGATGGCGTTAGTGGACTTCAAATATATCCCAACCCGATAAGAGATCAGGCGTGGTTGCTGATTCCCTCTGATAAAGCCAACGATACCGTATTGAACATTTTTGATCCTGCCGGGAAGCTGGTATTTTCAAATACAATACAACTTCAAAAAGGCAGCAATGGTATCAACATTGATTTGAGTACACTTCCTTCAGGAATATACTTTTTAAAGCATGAGGCGGAAGTGATACGGTTGATGAAGTATTAA